Proteins encoded by one window of Rhodobacteraceae bacterium IMCC1335:
- a CDS encoding L,D-transpeptidase family protein, whose amino-acid sequence MTNLTRRHFIHCSAALLATPALAQEADDSSTEIEQEISQGVRHNVSSFRTLEWQPYFSNLKNGAVLVDITSRALHFWSEDENTYKLYPSSVPMTDDLTRRGRTSITRKVTGPSWRPTPAMKKRNPEWPDFIGPGPDNPLGSHALYLSWQYFRIHGTHDTRKIGRRSSNGCIGLYNEHIEDLFQLTKIGTQVLLI is encoded by the coding sequence ATGACAAATTTAACCAGACGCCATTTTATCCATTGCAGCGCAGCCTTGCTGGCCACCCCCGCGCTTGCTCAAGAGGCTGATGATAGCTCAACTGAAATTGAACAGGAAATTTCTCAAGGCGTGCGCCATAATGTCTCCAGCTTCCGAACATTAGAGTGGCAACCTTATTTCTCAAATTTAAAAAACGGGGCGGTGCTGGTTGATATCACATCGCGCGCGCTGCATTTTTGGTCTGAAGATGAGAATACGTATAAATTATACCCCTCTAGCGTTCCCATGACAGACGATCTGACGCGTCGCGGCCGCACCTCGATCACGCGAAAGGTGACTGGGCCCAGTTGGCGCCCCACCCCTGCAATGAAAAAACGCAATCCGGAATGGCCAGATTTTATTGGCCCGGGCCCAGATAATCCGCTCGGATCGCATGCTTTATATTTAAGCTGGCAATATTTTCGAATTCACGGAACCCATGATACGCGCAAAATCGGGCGACGCTCATCTAATGGGTGCATTGGGCTTTATAATGAGCATATCGAAGACTTATTTCAGCTCACCAAAATAGGAACACAGGTCTTGCTAATCTGA
- a CDS encoding CoA pyrophosphatase, translated as MTVPPHELRAHLLTALGRSQAASSDFDLMNPVSRGQRAAPLRDAAVLIGVYSSVDGPYVLLTRRAAHLKHHPNQVAFPGGKVETKDAHIHAAALREAQEEVGLNPENIEILGSLAQHKTVTGFSVTPVIGLISNPFTPQIDPCEVAEAFWVPLAHLTRVENFSIHQRRWQSQTRKYYAIPFGPYYIWGATARILRGLADRLV; from the coding sequence ATGACAGTGCCCCCGCATGAGCTGCGCGCGCACTTACTGACAGCACTAGGGCGTTCGCAGGCCGCCTCTTCGGATTTTGATCTGATGAACCCTGTCTCAAGGGGACAGCGCGCAGCACCCCTGCGCGACGCGGCCGTGTTGATCGGTGTGTATAGTAGCGTTGATGGACCCTATGTTTTGCTGACTCGCCGCGCCGCACATTTAAAGCATCATCCGAATCAAGTCGCTTTTCCAGGTGGTAAAGTCGAAACAAAAGATGCCCATATTCACGCAGCCGCACTGCGCGAAGCGCAAGAAGAGGTTGGGCTCAATCCTGAAAATATCGAGATATTGGGCAGCTTGGCACAGCATAAAACCGTTACCGGCTTTTCCGTCACGCCCGTAATCGGGCTTATTTCCAACCCGTTTACGCCGCAGATTGATCCCTGCGAAGTGGCCGAGGCCTTTTGGGTTCCGCTGGCGCATCTGACGCGGGTGGAAAATTTTTCGATCCATCAACGGCGCTGGCAATCGCAAACGCGAAAATACTATGCTATTCCTTTCGGTCCGTATTATATATGGGGTGCAACGGCGCGCATTCTTCGGGGGTTGGCAGACCGGCTGGTATGA
- a CDS encoding Hsp33 family molecular chaperone HslO, translated as MKSGSQIAWDDTVLPFQLDACDMRGRIARLDGVLDGVLQQHNYPPVVEALVSEMALLTALIGESIKLRWKLSLQVQSKGAVRMIATDYYGPETEGAPARIRAYASFDEARLTDGPIFDQIGEGYFAILIDQGADMTPYQGITPLVGGSLSACAEAYFAQSEQLPTTFKLCYGKSQAPDQPAQWRAGGIMIQHMPKSSLEPAMDEGGSGDGGVLMANDIIDADDSDNWNRVNILLDTVEELEMIGPVIQPSQLLLRLFHEDRPRVFNAQAVRFGCTCSQERVRQSLSIYSAKDIASMTTEDGLVTADCQFCGAHYQLDPTSVGFQAGQDDSAPA; from the coding sequence ATGAAAAGCGGATCGCAAATTGCGTGGGACGACACTGTCCTACCCTTTCAACTTGATGCCTGTGACATGCGGGGCCGGATAGCGCGTCTTGATGGCGTTTTGGATGGCGTCCTACAGCAACATAATTATCCGCCCGTGGTCGAGGCTTTGGTGTCTGAAATGGCGCTACTGACAGCTTTAATCGGGGAAAGTATAAAGCTGCGCTGGAAGCTTTCATTGCAAGTGCAATCCAAAGGCGCTGTGCGCATGATCGCAACCGATTATTACGGCCCTGAAACTGAAGGCGCGCCAGCGCGCATTCGCGCCTATGCCAGCTTTGATGAAGCGCGACTGACCGACGGGCCGATTTTCGACCAAATTGGCGAAGGCTATTTTGCGATTTTGATCGATCAAGGCGCAGATATGACGCCCTATCAAGGCATAACTCCGCTTGTGGGTGGCTCGCTTTCCGCCTGTGCAGAGGCCTATTTTGCGCAATCAGAACAGCTGCCAACCACGTTTAAGCTCTGCTATGGAAAATCGCAGGCCCCCGATCAGCCCGCGCAGTGGCGAGCAGGGGGTATTATGATACAACATATGCCTAAATCCAGCCTTGAGCCTGCGATGGATGAGGGCGGATCGGGCGATGGCGGTGTATTAATGGCCAATGATATTATAGATGCCGATGACAGCGATAACTGGAACCGCGTGAACATCCTGTTAGACACTGTCGAAGAGCTGGAAATGATTGGGCCAGTGATCCAACCCTCGCAATTGCTGCTGCGGTTGTTCCATGAAGATCGGCCAAGAGTGTTCAACGCCCAAGCCGTACGCTTTGGATGCACGTGCTCGCAAGAGCGGGTGCGCCAATCCCTATCGATTTATTCGGCAAAAGATATTGCCAGCATGACCACAGAAGACGGTCTGGTAACCGCAGATTGTCAATTTTGCGGCGCACATTATCAGTTAGACCCAACCAGTGTAGGGTTTCAGGCGGGGCAAGATGACAGTGCCCCCGCATGA
- a CDS encoding NUDIX domain-containing protein, with protein sequence MIRRYGETPQTDRRYQIRRGVYAILPYGDALLLTHQAEPEPEFQLPGGGIDSGEHPITALHREVMEETGWKIARPRHIGAFRRFVFMPEYDLWAEKLCLVYRADPVLRLGDPTEAGHEDHLIPIEAAFELLVNPGDRAFIQMFQAQMRQRRDA encoded by the coding sequence ATGATAAGACGCTATGGAGAAACCCCGCAAACCGATCGCCGCTATCAGATTCGGCGTGGCGTTTATGCGATTTTGCCTTATGGTGATGCGCTTTTACTGACTCATCAGGCGGAACCTGAGCCCGAATTTCAATTGCCGGGCGGCGGTATTGACTCAGGTGAGCATCCGATCACCGCGCTGCACCGTGAAGTGATGGAGGAAACTGGTTGGAAAATCGCCCGGCCGCGCCATATTGGCGCCTTTCGACGGTTTGTTTTCATGCCTGAATATGACCTCTGGGCTGAAAAGCTATGTTTGGTCTATCGCGCAGATCCTGTGTTGCGCCTTGGCGATCCAACCGAGGCTGGCCATGAAGATCACTTAATACCAATCGAGGCGGCGTTTGAGCTTTTGGTGAATCCTGGAGATCGGGCTTTTATTCAGATGTTTCAGGCCCAGATGCGCCAGCGGCGCGATGCGTGA
- a CDS encoding L,D-transpeptidase family protein, translating into MSGKSSLTKDVQITSISVDKSARRMYLLSENAIIRSYRIGLGFTPNGHKSLRGDGKTPEGLYYIDRKNPNSKFYMSLGISYPNAQDRAYAQSMGASAGGDIFIHGQNKKPRFWKRDWTEGCIAVKDHEIQEIYALVPIGTPILITP; encoded by the coding sequence ATGTCTGGAAAATCGTCCCTCACCAAAGATGTACAAATCACCAGCATCAGCGTGGATAAATCGGCCCGCCGGATGTATCTGCTATCCGAGAACGCAATCATCCGCAGCTATCGGATTGGTCTGGGGTTCACCCCAAATGGTCACAAATCATTGAGAGGGGATGGAAAGACCCCGGAGGGTCTATATTACATCGATCGCAAAAACCCGAACAGCAAATTTTATATGTCTTTAGGGATTTCATACCCGAATGCGCAGGATCGCGCCTATGCCCAAAGCATGGGTGCTTCGGCAGGTGGCGATATCTTTATCCATGGACAAAACAAAAAGCCGCGCTTTTGGAAACGCGATTGGACCGAAGGCTGTATCGCCGTAAAAGATCACGAAATTCAAGAAATTTACGCTTTGGTGCCTATCGGCACCCCAATCTTAATCACTCCGTGA
- a CDS encoding ATP-binding cassette domain-containing protein, whose amino-acid sequence MFRFFEDLIDPFADYSEIDHPPQRLWPFLQAYCQPFKWVFLLAFTASVLVAGSEIGLIYALGWLVDQLQGDRAETLQRLGPVLIALAVFILLIRPILAFLDTALVNNTILTNMATLVRWRGHRHVMRQSVGWFEGDFAGRIANRVMQTPPAAGEVAFHVFDAMSYALAYVIGAFFLLMQADIRLTLPLVLWFGLYLLLLRYTVKRVAPASKASSDARSELNGRVVDAYTNIHSVKLFAHEGEEIAFAKAGITQTRNTFITEMRIYTRMDILLNLINGFLIVAVIGWGIALWAQGSASAGVVAAASALVLRLNGMSNWIIWAVASFFRELGVVAEGMQTLSQPVTLIDHPNAQVLQPQEARIEITELSHHYGRALGGLEGINLSIPAGQKLGLVGRSGAGKSTLFKLLLRFYDAESGQIYIDGQRIDLVTQDSLRRHIGMVQQESSLMHRSVRDNIRYGNNAASEAQVIAAAKQAEAHDFILDLEDPEGRRGYEAHVGERGVKLSGGQRQRIALARVILKDAPILLLDEATSALDSEVEAAIQTTLYSMMDGKTVIAIAHRLSTIAHMDRILVMDQGRIVEEGSHEQLLAKGGLYAGFWAHQSGGFLDVDAAQ is encoded by the coding sequence ATGTTTCGGTTTTTTGAAGATTTGATCGATCCTTTCGCCGATTACAGTGAAATTGATCACCCACCGCAACGGCTTTGGCCGTTTTTACAGGCCTATTGTCAACCGTTTAAATGGGTCTTCCTGCTGGCTTTCACCGCCTCGGTTTTGGTGGCTGGCAGCGAAATCGGATTGATCTATGCGCTGGGGTGGCTGGTGGACCAGTTGCAGGGCGATCGCGCGGAAACGCTGCAGCGCCTTGGACCGGTTTTAATCGCCTTGGCGGTGTTTATATTGCTGATCAGGCCAATACTTGCCTTTCTCGATACCGCATTGGTGAATAATACGATCCTCACCAATATGGCCACATTGGTGCGCTGGCGCGGGCATCGCCACGTAATGCGCCAATCTGTGGGCTGGTTTGAGGGCGATTTTGCCGGCCGCATCGCCAACCGCGTGATGCAAACCCCCCCTGCTGCGGGCGAAGTGGCGTTTCACGTGTTTGACGCAATGAGCTATGCGCTGGCCTATGTGATCGGCGCTTTCTTCTTACTAATGCAGGCAGATATTCGCCTTACCCTGCCTTTGGTGCTTTGGTTCGGGCTTTATTTGTTATTGCTGCGCTACACAGTAAAACGCGTTGCCCCTGCCTCTAAAGCGTCATCAGACGCGCGATCCGAGTTGAACGGGCGGGTCGTGGATGCTTATACCAACATCCATTCGGTAAAATTATTTGCCCATGAAGGCGAAGAAATCGCCTTTGCCAAAGCGGGCATCACGCAAACCCGCAACACTTTCATTACTGAAATGCGGATTTATACCCGCATGGATATTTTATTAAATCTGATAAATGGCTTTTTGATCGTGGCGGTGATCGGGTGGGGGATTGCGCTTTGGGCGCAGGGCAGCGCCAGTGCTGGGGTTGTGGCGGCAGCCTCAGCCTTGGTTTTAAGGCTGAACGGCATGAGCAATTGGATCATCTGGGCCGTCGCCTCATTTTTTCGCGAATTGGGCGTGGTGGCCGAAGGCATGCAGACCTTGTCGCAACCCGTCACCTTAATTGATCACCCGAACGCGCAGGTCTTACAACCGCAAGAAGCAAGGATTGAAATAACCGAGCTGTCGCACCATTACGGCCGGGCTCTTGGTGGATTGGAAGGCATTAATCTGAGTATTCCAGCGGGTCAGAAGCTGGGCCTTGTGGGGCGCTCTGGCGCAGGAAAATCAACTTTGTTCAAGCTTTTGCTCCGGTTTTATGACGCTGAATCTGGCCAGATTTATATTGACGGGCAGCGCATAGACCTGGTGACGCAAGACAGTTTGCGCCGTCATATCGGCATGGTCCAGCAAGAGAGCAGTCTGATGCACCGCTCGGTGCGCGATAATATCCGCTATGGGAATAACGCCGCGAGCGAGGCGCAAGTGATCGCGGCGGCCAAACAGGCCGAAGCGCATGACTTTATTCTGGATCTGGAAGATCCAGAAGGGCGGCGCGGTTATGAGGCGCATGTAGGAGAGCGCGGCGTAAAGCTTTCCGGTGGGCAGCGCCAACGTATTGCATTGGCCCGGGTGATTCTGAAAGACGCCCCCATATTATTGCTCGATGAAGCCACCAGCGCGCTGGACAGCGAAGTAGAGGCGGCCATTCAGACCACGCTTTACAGCATGATGGACGGCAAAACGGTGATTGCGATCGCGCATCGATTGTCTACCATTGCGCATATGGATCGAATTCTTGTGATGGATCAGGGGCGGATCGTTGAAGAGGGCAGCCATGAGCAGCTGCTGGCAAAAGGCGGGCTTTATGCCGGGTTTTGGGCCCATCAATCGGGTGGGTTCCTCGATGTGGATGCCGCGCAATGA
- a CDS encoding ATP-binding cassette domain-containing protein, which yields MTPLANWISHHAKSDHAPPKTLLAFLRWALRGSEPVLLLSAAASITAGIVEMLSGLVLGLVIDASMASPREALFSENFWMLGAAIAFFLLIRPLAFGASSIMQSYVVAPNVHNLVLSRLHRWVLGHSVSFFENDFAGRIAQKEMQTARAVTDVVIEILHTVLFALASVLGALAVLGAINLFMGSALLLWILSYVLVIRHFMPLIRARSAARAGARANVTGQVVDTVTNIKTVKLFSHDGHEDKAALTAMEGFRGAALDHARVSVVFRFWLMGLAGILPIVLVGSTLVSWSQGSGSVGMIATAGAVSLRLAQMTGWVSFTLMALYGNLGEVENGMKTFTSAHDLTDDPAAQPLKVTQGAITFDQTSFAYGREKGGIENISLTIQPGEKLGIIGASGAGKSTLISLLLRLHDPESGQILIDGQNIQQVTQESLRRAIATVTQETAMFNRAARDNILYGQPSASEAQMRAAAQKAEADAFIQDLEDFKGRRGYEAHLGERGVKLSGGQRQRIALARAILKDAPILVLDEATSALDSEVEAYIQDALDTVMEGKTVLAIAHRLSTIARMDRIIVLDQGKIIEAGSHDSLLAQGGLYARYWNRQSGGFIGLQPAAE from the coding sequence ATGACACCTTTGGCCAATTGGATCTCGCATCACGCCAAAAGTGATCACGCGCCGCCGAAAACATTGCTCGCCTTCCTGCGCTGGGCGTTGCGGGGCAGCGAGCCGGTTTTGCTGTTATCAGCCGCCGCCTCGATCACCGCCGGCATCGTCGAAATGTTAAGCGGCTTGGTTTTAGGCTTGGTGATTGATGCCAGCATGGCCAGCCCGCGTGAGGCGTTGTTTTCAGAAAATTTTTGGATGCTAGGCGCCGCCATCGCGTTTTTCTTATTGATCAGGCCGCTGGCCTTTGGCGCCAGCTCGATCATGCAAAGCTATGTGGTGGCGCCGAATGTGCATAATCTGGTGCTCTCGCGTTTGCATCGCTGGGTTTTGGGGCATTCGGTCAGCTTTTTTGAAAATGATTTTGCCGGGAGGATTGCGCAAAAAGAAATGCAAACCGCGCGCGCAGTAACCGATGTGGTGATCGAAATCCTACACACGGTTTTATTTGCGCTAGCCTCTGTTCTGGGGGCCTTGGCGGTTTTGGGCGCCATAAATCTGTTTATGGGCTCGGCGCTTTTGCTGTGGATTTTAAGCTATGTATTGGTAATCCGGCATTTCATGCCCCTGATCCGAGCCCGATCTGCGGCGCGGGCTGGAGCCCGAGCCAATGTAACGGGCCAAGTGGTGGACACAGTCACAAATATCAAAACGGTCAAGCTATTTTCCCATGATGGGCACGAGGATAAAGCCGCCTTAACGGCCATGGAAGGTTTTCGCGGCGCCGCGCTTGACCATGCGCGGGTTTCTGTTGTGTTTCGCTTTTGGCTTATGGGCCTGGCCGGTATTTTGCCAATCGTGCTGGTTGGCAGCACGCTGGTCAGCTGGTCGCAAGGCAGTGGATCGGTCGGGATGATCGCGACGGCCGGTGCCGTGTCTTTGCGGCTGGCGCAGATGACGGGTTGGGTCAGCTTCACGCTGATGGCGCTTTATGGCAATTTGGGCGAGGTGGAGAACGGGATGAAAACCTTCACCTCCGCGCATGATTTAACCGATGATCCTGCGGCGCAACCATTAAAAGTGACCCAAGGCGCAATCACTTTTGATCAAACCTCTTTTGCCTATGGTCGCGAAAAAGGTGGAATTGAAAATATCTCTCTGACCATTCAACCCGGCGAAAAGCTGGGGATTATCGGCGCCTCTGGCGCGGGGAAATCCACTTTGATTTCTTTGCTTTTGCGGCTTCACGATCCCGAAAGCGGCCAGATCCTGATTGATGGTCAAAACATCCAGCAGGTCACCCAAGAAAGCCTTCGCCGCGCAATCGCCACGGTGACGCAGGAAACCGCGATGTTTAACCGCGCGGCCCGCGATAATATTCTTTACGGTCAGCCAAGCGCCAGCGAAGCGCAAATGCGCGCAGCCGCTCAAAAGGCCGAAGCGGATGCTTTCATTCAGGATCTTGAAGATTTTAAAGGCCGGCGCGGCTATGAGGCCCATTTGGGCGAGCGCGGGGTGAAATTATCCGGTGGGCAGCGCCAGCGCATCGCCTTGGCGCGCGCAATTTTGAAGGATGCACCCATCTTGGTTCTAGATGAAGCAACCAGCGCCTTAGACAGCGAAGTCGAGGCATATATCCAAGACGCGCTCGATACGGTGATGGAAGGCAAAACCGTGCTGGCAATTGCCCATCGCCTCTCAACCATTGCGCGGATGGATCGCATCATCGTTCTGGATCAAGGGAAAATCATCGAAGCCGGCAGCCATGACAGCCTTCTGGCGCAAGGCGGGCTTTATGCGCGGTATTGGAACCGCCAATCCGGCGGCTTTATTGGGTTGCAACCGGCGGCCGAATAA
- a CDS encoding class I SAM-dependent RNA methyltransferase, which yields MQEFIIKRMGHLGDGITETGLFAPRTLPGELVQAKQQGQTLIDRRILTPSSDRVSPPCPHFKTCGGCQVQHASDAFVARWKTEIIVQALAAHGLKTRMNPILTSPPNTRRRASFAVRRTKKGALIGFHAQASDQIVEIPNCALLHPDLLKARPVLETLAQLGGSRKSTLKIQATQAAAGLDLLAIGGKPLDDALRVSLAAAALQHRLARLSWNNEVVATLSPPEQPIGPAKITPPPGSFLQATQHGETSLIETVGDILKSASPVLDLFSGCGTFSLPLAQMAEIHAVEGEADMLAALDKAWRKTPGLKKISHEKRDLFRRPLLPDELNKFEAAVIDPPRAGAQAQVTMLAQTTIKTLAYVSCNPVSFARDAKILTDAGYSLEAVTPVDQFRWSYHAELVGAFHKRAA from the coding sequence ATGCAAGAGTTTATAATTAAACGCATGGGTCATCTGGGCGATGGCATCACCGAAACGGGCCTTTTCGCGCCGCGCACGCTGCCGGGCGAACTTGTGCAGGCCAAGCAACAGGGCCAAACCCTGATTGACAGGCGAATCCTAACGCCCAGCTCAGATCGTGTATCGCCGCCCTGCCCGCATTTTAAAACCTGTGGTGGCTGCCAAGTTCAGCACGCATCTGACGCCTTTGTAGCCCGGTGGAAAACCGAAATTATCGTGCAAGCTTTGGCCGCGCATGGACTAAAAACGCGGATGAACCCCATCCTCACCTCACCGCCCAACACTCGCCGCAGGGCAAGCTTTGCTGTGCGGCGGACCAAAAAAGGCGCATTGATCGGATTTCACGCACAGGCGTCGGATCAAATCGTTGAGATTCCAAATTGCGCGCTTTTACACCCGGATTTGTTAAAAGCGCGCCCCGTTCTGGAAACGCTTGCCCAACTTGGGGGCAGCCGCAAATCGACGTTGAAGATACAGGCAACCCAAGCCGCCGCTGGCTTAGATCTTTTGGCCATTGGAGGCAAACCATTGGATGACGCATTGCGCGTTAGTTTGGCTGCCGCCGCACTGCAACACCGGCTGGCCCGGCTAAGCTGGAACAACGAAGTCGTTGCCACCCTTTCGCCGCCCGAACAACCCATTGGACCAGCCAAAATCACACCGCCCCCGGGCAGTTTTTTACAGGCTACCCAACATGGGGAAACCAGCCTGATCGAAACGGTAGGGGACATCCTGAAAAGCGCAAGCCCTGTGCTTGACCTATTCAGCGGATGCGGCACGTTCAGTCTGCCCTTAGCACAAATGGCTGAAATTCACGCGGTTGAGGGCGAGGCAGATATGTTGGCAGCGCTTGATAAAGCTTGGCGCAAGACGCCAGGCTTGAAGAAAATCAGCCATGAGAAACGCGATCTATTCCGCCGCCCCCTTTTGCCAGATGAACTGAATAAATTTGAGGCCGCTGTCATCGATCCGCCGCGCGCGGGCGCGCAAGCGCAGGTGACGATGCTGGCCCAAACTACTATTAAGACCCTGGCTTATGTATCCTGCAACCCGGTGAGCTTTGCTCGCGATGCGAAAATATTAACAGATGCCGGCTATAGTTTAGAGGCCGTGACCCCCGTAGATCAGTTCCGCTGGTCTTATCACGCAGAACTGGTAGGGGCATTCCACAAACGGGCAGCATGA
- a CDS encoding CAP domain-containing protein yields the protein MARLNFAALIVIMIMAGCVSDVPQMASDGKPVPKPYFLSQVEPAIIKFRMLDGVNALRQSRGADVVNLNASLTAAAATHARDMSVQDRPWHFGSDASSPIDRLVRVGYSGQLVGEVISETYETELETLAAWMTDEGARRIILDVKADELGLAWHQEADGKIWWAMVLGASPAPQAPVTE from the coding sequence ATGGCTCGATTAAACTTTGCCGCGTTAATCGTTATTATGATTATGGCGGGCTGTGTCAGTGATGTGCCCCAGATGGCCTCAGATGGTAAGCCCGTACCCAAACCTTATTTTTTATCTCAAGTTGAGCCCGCAATTATAAAATTTCGTATGCTAGACGGGGTAAACGCGCTGCGTCAGTCGCGCGGCGCCGATGTGGTAAATTTAAATGCCAGCTTAACGGCTGCCGCGGCCACGCATGCCCGCGATATGTCTGTGCAAGACCGCCCATGGCATTTTGGGTCGGATGCATCATCGCCCATCGACCGGCTGGTGAGGGTTGGCTATTCTGGGCAGTTGGTTGGCGAGGTGATATCGGAAACCTACGAGACTGAGCTGGAAACGCTGGCCGCTTGGATGACAGATGAAGGTGCGCGTCGCATTATTTTAGATGTCAAAGCCGATGAGTTGGGTTTGGCTTGGCATCAAGAAGCGGATGGAAAGATCTGGTGGGCAATGGTTTTAGGGGCCAGCCCCGCGCCACAAGCCCCCGTCACGGAGTGA
- a CDS encoding CCA tRNA nucleotidyltransferase yields the protein MNIIQADWLKKPGVEKITRLLSDAGFEIYFVGGCVRNSLLNRPVDDIDLASNARPEQIQTLARAAKLKTIPTGIEHGTLTVISEGTPYEITTFRQDIETDGRRATIQYADSLKSDAKRRDFTMNALYADANGKIYDPLDGLADLKAGHLRFIENAERRITEDYLRILRFFRFSAWYANPDLGFDPDALAAIATKGEGLLGLSKERITKELLKLLAAPSPAPAVAAMRITGVLQNVLPGSDDRALAPLVYFESLYEAPIDPLRRLAVLGGGQVEAHLRLSKAQSKTLALLKTHIEAMTEAGELAYRCSAPIALDVLLLRAALFETPVSEPDLAAVQTGASAQFPITTDDLMPLYTGSALGKKLRALEHIWITSGFRLDKAALLRALDPK from the coding sequence ATGAACATCATTCAGGCAGACTGGCTCAAAAAGCCTGGCGTGGAAAAAATTACACGGCTGTTAAGCGACGCTGGGTTCGAAATTTATTTTGTCGGTGGTTGCGTGCGCAACAGCCTGCTCAACAGGCCCGTCGATGATATCGATCTGGCCAGCAACGCCCGGCCAGAACAAATTCAAACTTTGGCGCGCGCCGCCAAGCTAAAAACCATTCCAACCGGTATTGAACATGGCACTCTCACGGTGATCAGCGAGGGTACGCCCTATGAAATCACCACGTTTCGTCAAGATATTGAAACCGATGGCCGCCGCGCCACAATTCAATATGCCGATAGCCTTAAAAGTGATGCAAAGCGGCGCGATTTTACGATGAATGCGCTTTACGCTGATGCAAACGGCAAGATCTACGATCCGCTGGATGGGCTTGCCGATCTGAAAGCAGGGCATCTGCGTTTTATCGAGAATGCCGAGCGGCGGATTACCGAAGATTACCTGCGCATTTTGCGGTTTTTTAGGTTCTCGGCCTGGTATGCCAATCCAGATTTGGGCTTTGATCCTGATGCTCTGGCCGCGATTGCAACCAAAGGCGAAGGCTTATTGGGGCTTTCTAAAGAACGCATAACCAAAGAATTGTTGAAATTGCTGGCAGCCCCAAGCCCCGCCCCCGCGGTGGCAGCGATGCGCATCACCGGAGTGCTGCAGAATGTTTTGCCCGGATCTGATGATAGAGCCCTTGCGCCATTGGTTTACTTTGAAAGCCTCTATGAAGCTCCGATTGACCCGCTTCGGCGGCTTGCCGTGCTGGGCGGGGGGCAGGTTGAAGCACATCTGCGCTTGAGCAAAGCCCAAAGCAAAACCCTGGCTCTGTTGAAAACCCATATAGAGGCGATGACAGAAGCGGGCGAATTGGCCTATCGGTGCAGCGCGCCGATTGCTTTGGATGTTTTACTGCTGCGCGCCGCGCTTTTTGAAACGCCGGTCTCAGAGCCTGACTTGGCCGCAGTGCAAACCGGTGCCAGCGCGCAATTTCCAATAACCACAGATGATCTGATGCCCCTTTATACTGGCTCAGCGCTCGGCAAAAAACTGCGCGCCTTGGAACATATCTGGATCACCTCTGGGTTCCGGCTGGATAAGGCGGCATTGCTGCGCGCCTTGGATCCTAAATAG